Proteins from one bacterium genomic window:
- the ndk gene encoding nucleoside-diphosphate kinase, with protein sequence MERTFIAIKPDAVQRGLIGEILQRFEKKGFKIIGLKFVQLDRETAEKHYAEHVGKPFYEKLVRFITSGPIVVMAVKGKNAVEVSRRMMGATDPSKADVGTIRADFAQILERNVIHGSDSKESAEREIKIHFKDSELVSKWSRNIRGWILE encoded by the coding sequence ATGGAAAGAACGTTTATTGCAATAAAACCTGATGCCGTGCAAAGAGGGCTAATCGGAGAAATTCTTCAAAGATTTGAAAAAAAAGGTTTTAAAATTATCGGGCTAAAATTTGTACAGTTGGATAGAGAAACGGCTGAAAAACATTACGCAGAACACGTGGGCAAGCCTTTTTATGAAAAGCTTGTAAGGTTTATCACCAGCGGACCTATAGTTGTAATGGCTGTAAAAGGGAAAAATGCCGTTGAAGTTTCAAGAAGAATGATGGGAGCAACCGATCCAAGCAAGGCGGATGTTGGAACCATAAGAGCAGACTTTGCTCAAATACTGGAAAGAAATGTTATTCACGGCTCTGATAGTAAAGAAAGCGCTGAAAGAGAAATCAAAATACATTTTAAAGATTCTGAACTGGTTAGCAAATGGAGTCGTAATATAAGAGGATGGATTCTCGAATAA
- a CDS encoding glycosyltransferase — translation MVAKKILIISQSEVIGVVGGAIKSFCRLVNSLSQLGYEVTAVCYNPKQGTPYIKLDEKVNFINLYYLDIEGYQPKNHKIGFVEKLFSNIFSRQVINFDASDYSKKIEHLINQNRPDIMICFFPHVLFQSTFMKNFDIPKVLLYRSRPDVYYKTFTTSKKIIPFIKLASKKADYAQVLFDSHKKIAKKYVNCNINTIPNYVKLQESQADLSISKNTIIYLSRIDNCKGQDFLIKSFAKIASKHKDWQIHIYGEFQPPKIEHHLNNLIKEHNLENQIKLFGKIDNPAEKFLQADFCVFPSYFEGFPNGLAEAMSAGLPCIGLKACSGVNDLIKHNENGFLCAKNENEFAKKISLLIENQKLRIKLGNKARELIKEYSFENYINKWQSFIEKVLDENQR, via the coding sequence ATGGTGGCTAAAAAAATATTGATAATTTCACAATCTGAAGTAATCGGAGTTGTTGGCGGAGCAATCAAAAGCTTTTGCAGATTAGTAAATTCTCTGTCACAACTGGGATATGAAGTAACTGCGGTTTGTTATAATCCAAAACAAGGCACGCCATACATAAAGCTTGATGAAAAAGTAAACTTTATAAATTTATATTATCTTGACATTGAAGGTTATCAACCCAAAAATCACAAAATTGGTTTTGTTGAAAAACTATTTAGCAATATTTTTTCAAGACAGGTCATAAATTTCGATGCATCTGATTATTCAAAAAAAATAGAACATCTGATAAATCAAAACAGACCTGACATTATGATTTGTTTCTTTCCGCATGTTTTATTTCAGTCAACATTTATGAAAAATTTTGATATCCCTAAAGTTTTGCTTTACAGGTCAAGACCTGATGTTTATTATAAAACTTTTACTACATCAAAAAAAATTATACCTTTTATTAAATTAGCTTCAAAAAAGGCGGATTACGCTCAAGTACTATTTGACAGCCACAAAAAAATAGCCAAAAAGTATGTAAATTGCAATATTAATACAATTCCAAATTATGTCAAACTTCAAGAGAGTCAGGCTGATTTATCGATAAGCAAAAATACCATAATATATCTCTCCCGTATAGATAATTGCAAAGGACAGGATTTTTTAATCAAGTCTTTTGCTAAAATAGCGTCTAAGCATAAAGATTGGCAAATTCACATATATGGAGAATTTCAACCGCCTAAAATTGAACATCATTTGAATAATTTAATAAAAGAACATAATCTGGAAAATCAAATAAAATTATTTGGGAAAATAGACAATCCTGCTGAAAAATTTTTGCAGGCTGATTTTTGCGTTTTTCCGAGTTATTTTGAAGGTTTCCCAAACGGGTTGGCAGAAGCTATGAGTGCAGGTTTGCCCTGTATCGGATTAAAAGCATGTTCCGGAGTCAATGATTTAATCAAACATAACGAAAACGGCTTTCTTTGCGCAAAAAACGAAAATGAGTTTGCCAAAAAAATCTCTTTGCTCATTGAAAACCAAAAACTGAGAATTAAACTCGGCAACAAAGCCAGAGAATTAATAAAAGAATATTCTTTTGAAAACTATATAAATAAATGGCAAAGTTTTATCGAAAAAGTACTTGACGAAAACCAGAGATAA
- the nifS gene encoding cysteine desulfurase NifS, with amino-acid sequence MNEKIIYFDNNATTRVCDEAVEAILPFLTEKYGNPSSMHEFGGQVGSYIKEARQQVADLIGASPDEIIFTSCGTESSNTALRGLTDFHKKHIITTKVEHPCVLNVAKHLEKKGYETTYLNVNSEGEIDLEEFKNSLRSDTAIVAIMWANNETGVIFPVEKMAEITKEKNPETLFFVDGVQAAGKIPINVKNTKIDMLGISGHKIHAPKGIGALYIRKGTPVTPFMLGGHQERGKRAGTENVPGIIAMGIASEEALNYLEDEATRVKQLRDKLEKGILERIFNARVNGSRINRVPNTTNISFEYIEGELILLHLSDLGICASSGSACTSGNLEPSHVLRAMGVPFTAVHGSIRFSLSRYTTEAEVDYILENLPAIINKLNSISPFQKELKELKEMKRSCPTNRDKPCCKSGECS; translated from the coding sequence ATGAACGAAAAAATAATATATTTTGATAATAACGCAACAACAAGGGTTTGTGATGAAGCTGTTGAAGCAATACTGCCTTTTTTGACCGAAAAATACGGCAATCCTTCCAGCATGCACGAATTTGGAGGACAGGTCGGCAGTTATATCAAAGAAGCCAGACAGCAGGTCGCTGATTTGATTGGTGCAAGCCCTGATGAAATAATTTTTACCAGCTGCGGTACTGAAAGCAGTAACACTGCGCTAAGAGGACTTACGGATTTTCACAAAAAACATATTATAACAACAAAAGTAGAGCATCCATGTGTGCTTAATGTGGCTAAACATCTTGAAAAAAAAGGCTATGAAACAACTTATCTGAATGTAAATTCAGAAGGAGAGATAGATCTTGAAGAATTTAAGAACAGCCTCAGAAGTGACACCGCAATTGTAGCAATAATGTGGGCTAATAACGAAACAGGAGTTATTTTTCCGGTAGAAAAAATGGCAGAAATTACAAAAGAAAAAAATCCTGAAACCTTATTTTTCGTTGATGGTGTTCAAGCAGCAGGCAAAATACCTATTAATGTTAAAAATACCAAAATTGACATGCTCGGAATCTCAGGGCATAAAATCCACGCACCTAAAGGCATCGGAGCTTTGTATATTCGTAAAGGTACACCGGTTACACCGTTTATGCTTGGCGGACATCAGGAAAGAGGAAAACGAGCCGGTACGGAAAATGTCCCAGGTATTATAGCGATGGGCATTGCTTCCGAAGAAGCGTTAAATTATCTTGAAGACGAAGCTACAAGAGTTAAACAGCTCAGAGATAAGCTTGAAAAAGGTATACTGGAGCGAATTTTTAACGCAAGGGTCAACGGATCAAGAATTAATAGAGTTCCGAATACCACAAATATAAGCTTTGAATACATAGAAGGCGAGTTAATACTCCTGCATTTAAGTGACCTCGGAATATGTGCGAGTTCAGGCAGTGCATGTACCAGCGGAAATTTGGAGCCTAGCCACGTTTTAAGAGCAATGGGAGTTCCTTTTACAGCAGTGCATGGCAGCATCAGGTTTAGTCTGAGCAGGTATACAACTGAAGCTGAGGTTGATTACATTCTTGAAAACCTTCCGGCAATTATTAACAAGCTTAATTCGATTTCTCCATTCCAGAAGGAACTGAAAGAATTGAAAGAAATGAAACGCTCTTGCCCTACCAACAGAGATAAACCCTGTTGCAAATCAGGTGAATGTTCTTAA
- a CDS encoding glucose-6-phosphate isomerase has product MINYSWKNADLVVVGSEHGLNVQKEFENYREKISEIVSDIYAKKDTPGNWLKWMNLGYNQEIISEINEYAQSVKGKFENLLVLGIGGSSLGGICITEAILKPYWNLLDKEARNNMPRIFFLDNIDPDQINGLLAMLDLKKTLVNVITKSGNTAETMSAFMIVKSRLEKELGASYKDNLVATTDQSKGILRKIATEENFKTFVVPDDVGGRFSVFAAVGLLPFALVGINISELLRGVREMDAELKNTNIENNIAAQNALIHYLMDKKGKNLSVMMPYSSRLKYVSDWYVQLWAESLGKESDLDGKIVHTGPTPLKALGATDQHSQVQLYNEGPNDKLISFIRVAQFDTTLEIPKVYEDSELGYLCGRTVNDLMNAEADSTRVAVTDYNRPNVTITLPVINEYYLGQLLYMLEVQTAIAGALYNIDTFNQPGVEQAKNYTYALMGRNGYEEVADKLSKKITCV; this is encoded by the coding sequence ATGATTAATTATAGTTGGAAAAATGCTGATTTAGTAGTTGTAGGCTCAGAGCACGGTCTTAATGTCCAAAAAGAGTTTGAAAATTACAGAGAAAAAATCTCTGAAATCGTTTCTGATATATATGCTAAAAAAGATACACCGGGAAATTGGCTAAAATGGATGAATCTTGGCTATAATCAAGAAATAATCAGCGAAATTAATGAATATGCACAATCAGTAAAAGGCAAATTTGAAAATTTATTGGTGCTAGGTATAGGCGGCTCTTCTCTTGGCGGAATTTGTATAACAGAAGCCATCTTAAAACCTTATTGGAATTTGCTTGATAAAGAAGCAAGAAATAATATGCCGAGAATATTCTTTTTAGACAACATTGACCCTGACCAAATAAACGGTCTTTTGGCGATGTTGGACCTTAAAAAAACTCTGGTAAATGTAATCACAAAATCAGGCAACACAGCAGAAACCATGTCAGCTTTTATGATTGTAAAATCCAGACTTGAAAAAGAATTGGGAGCTTCTTACAAAGATAATTTAGTTGCTACAACAGATCAAAGCAAGGGTATCCTTAGAAAAATTGCTACCGAAGAAAACTTTAAAACTTTTGTAGTGCCTGATGATGTAGGCGGAAGATTCTCAGTGTTTGCTGCTGTCGGACTTTTACCTTTTGCACTCGTTGGAATAAACATCTCAGAGCTTTTAAGAGGCGTAAGAGAAATGGATGCCGAACTTAAAAATACCAATATAGAAAATAATATTGCAGCGCAAAATGCTTTAATTCATTACTTAATGGATAAAAAAGGCAAAAATCTTTCCGTTATGATGCCGTATTCAAGTCGATTAAAATACGTTTCCGATTGGTACGTACAACTCTGGGCAGAATCTCTAGGAAAAGAGTCTGATCTTGACGGAAAAATTGTTCACACAGGTCCTACACCACTTAAAGCACTTGGCGCAACAGATCAGCATTCACAGGTTCAGCTTTATAACGAAGGACCTAATGATAAATTAATCAGTTTTATAAGAGTCGCTCAGTTTGATACAACACTTGAAATTCCTAAAGTTTATGAAGATTCCGAGCTTGGATATCTTTGCGGCAGAACAGTAAACGACTTAATGAATGCGGAAGCTGATTCGACAAGAGTAGCTGTAACGGATTATAACCGTCCGAATGTTACAATTACTCTTCCTGTAATCAACGAGTATTACCTCGGGCAGCTTTTATATATGCTGGAAGTTCAGACAGCTATTGCAGGCGCTCTTTATAACATAGATACTTTCAACCAGCCGGGGGTAGAACAGGCAAAAAATTATACCTATGCGCTTATGGGACGTAACGGCTATGAAGAAGTTGCCGATAAATTAAGTAAAAAAATCACCTGCGTATAA
- the nifU gene encoding Fe-S cluster assembly protein NifU, with product MWDYTDKVKEHYKNPKNVGAIEDADAIGEAGSLSCGDALKIYLKIDENGIVTDAKFQTFGCGSAVASASALTEIIIGKHIDEVEKITNQNIADALGGLPAQKMHCSVMGKEALEAALSSYRGESTEKKSRVVCQCFGVTEDLIREVVQHNKLKTVKEITNYTKAGGACGKCTDDIQNILNDELQKLGELSPKKPLTKTQMIVKVNNILENYIAEELRKDGGDIELIDIDGNNIYVNLQGACKNCPSSNLTLKNFVENVLREHLGEEVNVIEA from the coding sequence ATGTGGGATTATACAGATAAAGTAAAAGAACATTATAAAAACCCTAAAAATGTCGGCGCTATAGAAGACGCAGACGCTATCGGGGAAGCCGGAAGTCTTAGCTGCGGAGATGCGCTTAAAATATATCTTAAAATTGATGAAAACGGAATAGTTACAGATGCAAAGTTCCAGACTTTTGGTTGCGGTTCAGCTGTTGCAAGTGCCAGCGCCCTTACAGAAATAATTATTGGCAAGCACATTGACGAAGTAGAAAAAATAACAAATCAGAATATTGCTGATGCTCTAGGCGGGCTGCCTGCCCAAAAAATGCATTGCAGTGTAATGGGAAAAGAAGCTCTTGAAGCTGCTCTTTCTTCTTACAGAGGAGAATCCACAGAGAAAAAAAGCAGAGTCGTTTGTCAATGTTTTGGTGTGACAGAAGACTTGATAAGAGAAGTGGTTCAGCATAACAAACTTAAAACAGTAAAAGAAATAACGAATTATACAAAAGCAGGCGGCGCATGCGGAAAATGTACAGACGATATTCAAAATATACTTAACGATGAGTTGCAAAAACTCGGTGAACTCTCTCCGAAGAAGCCTCTTACTAAAACTCAAATGATTGTAAAAGTTAATAATATTTTAGAAAACTATATTGCAGAGGAATTGAGAAAAGACGGCGGAGATATCGAACTCATTGATATTGACGGAAATAATATTTATGTGAATCTTCAAGGCGCTTGTAAAAACTGTCCGAGCAGTAATCTAACCCTTAAAAACTTTGTGGAAAATGTTCTAAGAGAACATTTGGGTGAAGAAGTCAATGTGATTGAGGCATAA
- a CDS encoding amino acid permease, with the protein MTTGLKRTLSLFDAITIVSGTMIGSGIFIVSSDIAKQVNSTMLLLLVWLLAGIMTIFAALSYSELSVAIPETGGQYIYLRKIWGKLVGFLYGWTFFLVIQTGVIAAVSVAFAKFLAIIIPFFASSNLIINSELIKLSTQQCLAIFIIIFITMINTRGVKYGVIIQNVFTVAKIISLVGIIICGLCIGLRPEILHVNFAHFWSLPHTGINIFSLISIALVGALFSADAWNNLTFIASEIKKPEKNLPLAFIYGTGLVILLYLLTNIAYLSVLYLNQIKIPGEGIVAATMMAAIFGGAGKVVISLIILVSAFGCINGNVLAGARVLYAMAKDGVFFKKLSVIDEKTDVPLNALVVQGVWASILVLSGSYSELLDYIIFSALLFYVLTVSGLFVFRRKYPEVQTAYKVPFYPYLPIAYCLMATFVAFNLLIFKPAYTWPGLIIVLSGIPVYYAWGYFSRKAVSLQETQANELENIPEIL; encoded by the coding sequence ATGACAACAGGATTAAAAAGAACGCTTAGTTTGTTTGATGCAATAACTATTGTATCAGGAACAATGATTGGATCAGGGATTTTTATAGTCTCAAGTGATATAGCAAAACAAGTTAACTCCACGATGTTATTATTGTTGGTATGGCTGCTTGCAGGTATTATGACTATATTTGCTGCTCTTAGTTATAGTGAATTGTCTGTTGCAATACCCGAAACAGGCGGACAATATATTTATTTAAGAAAAATATGGGGAAAACTTGTAGGATTTTTATATGGATGGACTTTTTTCCTTGTTATACAAACAGGAGTTATTGCAGCAGTTTCTGTTGCTTTTGCAAAGTTTTTAGCCATTATAATTCCTTTCTTTGCTTCTTCAAATCTTATTATTAATTCAGAATTAATAAAATTAAGTACACAACAGTGTTTGGCAATTTTTATAATTATATTTATCACAATGATAAACACCAGAGGGGTAAAATACGGAGTAATCATCCAAAATGTATTTACTGTTGCAAAAATTATTTCGCTTGTAGGCATTATTATATGTGGATTATGTATTGGGCTAAGACCGGAAATCCTTCATGTAAATTTTGCTCACTTTTGGAGCTTACCGCATACAGGAATAAACATATTCTCACTTATTTCAATAGCTCTTGTCGGGGCGCTGTTTTCGGCTGATGCTTGGAATAATCTTACTTTTATCGCATCAGAAATTAAAAAACCTGAAAAAAATCTTCCTTTAGCTTTTATATACGGAACAGGACTGGTTATTTTACTTTATTTATTAACGAATATTGCATATTTATCTGTTTTATACCTGAATCAAATAAAAATACCCGGTGAAGGTATTGTTGCTGCAACGATGATGGCAGCAATTTTTGGAGGTGCGGGAAAAGTAGTAATTTCTTTAATAATTTTAGTGTCGGCTTTTGGTTGTATAAACGGTAATGTTCTTGCCGGAGCAAGAGTTTTATATGCAATGGCAAAGGACGGTGTTTTCTTTAAAAAACTTTCTGTTATTGATGAAAAAACAGATGTACCTCTAAATGCTCTTGTTGTTCAAGGTGTTTGGGCGTCTATTCTAGTGCTTAGCGGGTCATACTCAGAACTTCTTGATTATATAATTTTCTCGGCACTTCTTTTTTATGTACTTACGGTTTCAGGGCTTTTTGTTTTCAGGAGAAAATATCCTGAAGTTCAAACTGCTTACAAAGTGCCGTTTTATCCCTATTTACCTATTGCATACTGTTTAATGGCAACTTTTGTTGCATTTAACCTTTTAATATTTAAACCTGCATATACCTGGCCGGGTCTAATAATAGTCTTGAGCGGTATCCCTGTTTATTATGCGTGGGGATATTTTTCGAGAAAAGCTGTTTCTTTGCAGGAAACACAAGCAAATGAATTAGAAAATATTCCGGAAATTTTGTAG
- a CDS encoding response regulator transcription factor, whose amino-acid sequence MPDKIRILMVEDHKLLRVGLKAIFEEYPMLEVIAEAEDGQSAVKLARELKPDLILMDIGLPIMSGIEATRRIKESNPEIKIVILTSHALESEVLESLAAGANAYAMKDIKTEYLISVIQTVSEGAFWLDPGIAKVVMQKKPLILNAPRPQSRASFKADHANLTEREYEVLKLVVDGKSNNDIADELKISEHTAKAHVCNIIQKLVVDDRTQAAVKALKEGLV is encoded by the coding sequence ATGCCGGACAAAATAAGAATTTTAATGGTGGAAGACCATAAATTACTAAGAGTGGGTTTGAAAGCAATTTTTGAAGAATATCCAATGCTAGAAGTTATAGCAGAAGCAGAAGACGGACAATCAGCAGTTAAACTTGCCCGGGAATTAAAGCCTGATCTTATTCTCATGGATATAGGTTTGCCTATTATGAGCGGGATTGAAGCAACAAGAAGAATTAAAGAATCAAATCCGGAGATAAAAATCGTGATTTTAACTTCACATGCTCTCGAAAGTGAAGTATTAGAATCTTTAGCAGCAGGTGCAAACGCTTATGCAATGAAAGATATTAAAACAGAATATCTTATATCTGTTATTCAGACAGTAAGTGAAGGTGCTTTTTGGCTGGATCCAGGCATAGCAAAAGTTGTGATGCAAAAAAAGCCTTTAATCCTTAATGCACCAAGACCTCAATCTCGAGCGAGTTTCAAGGCAGACCATGCTAATCTTACAGAAAGGGAATATGAGGTTTTAAAACTTGTTGTTGACGGAAAATCTAATAACGATATCGCTGATGAATTAAAAATAAGCGAACATACCGCAAAAGCACATGTTTGTAATATTATACAAAAGCTTGTTGTTGATGATAGAACTCAAGCAGCAGTTAAAGCACTTAAAGAAGGTCTCGTTTAA
- a CDS encoding response regulator has product MKSLVVDDDFTCAFMYKLQLSKYGQCDTFSNGLDAIKAYEASLNSSNPYDLMLIDIMMPDMNGYEVLKIIREIEEEKLISFPFNAKIILTTGLDDTENRQNEKELDHISETYLVKSNDPNALMNKLILLGFEYLESN; this is encoded by the coding sequence ATGAAAAGTTTAGTAGTTGACGATGATTTCACATGTGCCTTTATGTATAAATTACAATTATCCAAATATGGACAATGCGATACTTTTTCTAACGGGCTTGACGCGATAAAAGCGTATGAAGCCTCTTTAAATTCAAGCAATCCTTATGACTTAATGCTTATTGACATAATGATGCCTGATATGAACGGATATGAAGTTCTTAAAATCATACGCGAAATAGAAGAAGAAAAACTAATCAGCTTTCCCTTTAATGCGAAAATAATTCTTACAACAGGGCTTGACGATACAGAAAACAGGCAGAATGAAAAAGAGCTTGATCACATCTCAGAAACTTACCTTGTAAAATCAAACGATCCAAATGCATTAATGAACAAATTAATTTTACTCGGTTTTGAGTATCTTGAATCGAATTAA
- a CDS encoding alpha/beta fold hydrolase: MKNFRKIFSILMIVFLCVFLVNTDASFAKKKKKGPVELDIQVRDGFHIIGLLDKPKKTTVKNKVPLVIFLHSIGEDSTEWGTFPSEVKDKLKVATLNVDLRGHGKSILNKNSRKIHWQNFQDKTFGKFPYDVVDILKYIKDQHPEIDSSRVAIVGASLGANTALMAGSYGVNIKTIIMLSPMLQYKGFDLRLPIVKYGNHPLLFMVSKKDRYPYQSCIELIKFAQGKKLLKSYPFGGSGVNLVKFQPDAKPLITNWINESFFPQPKKVK; this comes from the coding sequence ATGAAAAATTTTAGAAAAATCTTTTCAATATTGATGATTGTTTTTCTATGTGTATTTTTAGTTAATACAGATGCTTCTTTTGCTAAAAAAAAGAAAAAAGGACCTGTTGAACTAGATATTCAGGTTAGGGACGGGTTTCATATAATCGGTCTGCTTGATAAACCAAAGAAAACAACTGTAAAAAACAAAGTGCCACTTGTGATCTTTCTTCACTCAATCGGTGAAGATTCTACAGAATGGGGAACATTTCCTTCAGAAGTCAAAGACAAACTAAAAGTTGCAACTCTTAATGTTGACCTGAGAGGTCATGGAAAAAGTATTTTAAATAAAAATTCCCGAAAAATACACTGGCAAAATTTTCAGGATAAGACCTTCGGAAAATTTCCTTATGACGTAGTAGATATTTTAAAATATATAAAAGACCAGCATCCGGAAATTGATTCTTCGCGAGTAGCGATTGTGGGTGCCAGTTTGGGAGCAAATACAGCTTTAATGGCAGGAAGCTATGGTGTAAACATTAAAACAATTATTATGCTTTCGCCAATGCTTCAATATAAAGGGTTTGATTTGAGACTTCCGATAGTAAAATACGGAAATCATCCGTTGCTTTTTATGGTAAGCAAAAAGGACAGATATCCTTACCAGTCATGTATTGAATTAATAAAATTTGCGCAGGGGAAAAAATTATTAAAATCGTATCCTTTTGGAGGAAGCGGTGTTAACCTCGTAAAATTCCAACCTGATGCCAAGCCTCTTATAACAAATTGGATAAATGAAAGTTTTTTTCCTCAACCTAAGAAAGTTAAATAA
- the tgt gene encoding tRNA guanosine(34) transglycosylase Tgt has protein sequence MTYFDFNLLKKSPDSNARAGVFKTPHGIIETPVFMPVGTNSAVKMMTFDHLYDTGAQIILSNSYHLFLRPGHKLIEKAGGLHKWMNWEKPILTDSGGFQVFSLSNLRNLTDEGVTFKDPKDGSSYFMSPEVSMEVQNALGADIIMAFDECAPYPCDYKEAKEAMDRTHRWLYRCIDAHKREDQALFPIVQGSTFDDLREESAKFIANVEAHGYAIGGVSVGEPTELINHIVEITTPFLPENKPRYLMGVGTPEDLLDGVLRGVDMFDCVMPTRIARHGSFFTPGGRGIIKNKEFEEDFSPLVQGCGCYTCQNHTKAYIRHLFRVKETTASILMTIHNVYYLVALMKQARQAILEDRFVDFYNEKMSLIK, from the coding sequence ATGACTTATTTTGATTTTAACCTGTTAAAAAAATCTCCTGATTCAAATGCACGAGCCGGCGTGTTTAAAACGCCCCATGGTATTATAGAAACCCCTGTTTTTATGCCGGTAGGAACAAACTCTGCCGTAAAAATGATGACTTTCGACCATCTCTACGACACAGGCGCGCAGATTATACTTTCAAATTCATATCACTTATTCTTAAGGCCGGGTCATAAATTAATTGAAAAAGCAGGAGGGCTGCATAAATGGATGAACTGGGAAAAACCTATTCTGACAGATTCAGGCGGATTTCAGGTTTTCAGCCTGTCGAATTTAAGAAATCTTACAGATGAAGGCGTAACTTTTAAAGACCCGAAAGACGGCTCATCTTATTTTATGAGTCCGGAAGTTTCTATGGAAGTCCAAAATGCCTTGGGTGCTGATATTATTATGGCTTTTGATGAGTGCGCACCTTACCCGTGTGACTATAAAGAAGCCAAAGAAGCTATGGACAGGACGCATAGATGGCTTTACAGATGCATTGATGCTCACAAAAGAGAAGATCAGGCTTTATTCCCTATAGTACAGGGTTCGACTTTTGATGATTTAAGAGAAGAAAGTGCAAAATTTATCGCGAATGTTGAAGCTCATGGCTACGCAATAGGCGGAGTGAGCGTTGGAGAGCCGACTGAGCTTATAAATCACATTGTAGAGATTACTACACCTTTTCTTCCTGAAAATAAACCCAGATATTTAATGGGTGTAGGTACTCCTGAAGATTTGCTTGACGGTGTTTTAAGAGGCGTTGACATGTTTGATTGTGTAATGCCTACAAGAATTGCCCGGCATGGAAGTTTTTTCACTCCTGGAGGCAGAGGCATTATTAAAAACAAAGAATTTGAAGAAGATTTTTCTCCTCTTGTCCAAGGATGCGGCTGTTACACATGCCAGAATCATACAAAAGCTTACATAAGGCATCTTTTTAGAGTTAAAGAAACAACAGCAAGTATATTGATGACAATTCATAATGTTTATTATCTTGTAGCTCTTATGAAACAAGCAAGACAGGCTATTTTAGAAGACAGATTTGTTGATTTCTATAATGAAAAAATGTCTTTGATAAAGTAA